A DNA window from Lutra lutra chromosome 8, mLutLut1.2, whole genome shotgun sequence contains the following coding sequences:
- the ETFRF1 gene encoding electron transfer flavoprotein regulatory factor 1, with amino-acid sequence MKMANSLRGEVLNLYKNLLYLGRDYPKGADYFKRRLKNVFLKNKDVKDPEKIKELIGRGEFVMKELEALYFLRKYRAMKQRYYSDTNKTN; translated from the exons atgaaaatggccAATTCTTTAAGAGGAGAAGTACtgaatctttataaaaat ctgcTGTATCTTGGACGAGACTATCCAAAAGGAGCAGACTATTTTAAAAGGCGTCTGAAGAATGTTTTCCTAAAAAACAAAGATGTGAAGGACCCAGAGAAGATCAAAGAACTTATTGGACGGGGTGAATTTGTAATGAAAGAGCTAGAAGCCTTATACTTCCTTAGGAAATACAGAGCGATGAAACAACGCTATTATTCAGATACCAACAAAACTAACTGA